In the Hippea jasoniae genome, one interval contains:
- a CDS encoding thiolase family protein: protein MVYLVEALRTPFGSFGGGLSTIKAPILASEVIKALLKKTSLLPEDVDEVIIGNVVSAGVGQAPARQASIYAGLPVTIPAMTINKVCCSGLKAIMLAAGSVMLGDSQIVIAGGMENMSMVPYYLPKARFGYRMGTGEVIDGMVFDGLWDPYDNIHMGLIAEQIAEE, encoded by the coding sequence ATGGTCTATTTAGTAGAAGCCCTAAGAACCCCCTTTGGTAGCTTTGGTGGTGGCCTATCCACCATCAAAGCCCCTATTTTGGCAAGTGAGGTGATCAAAGCACTCCTAAAAAAGACATCCCTTTTGCCTGAAGATGTGGATGAGGTAATTATAGGTAATGTTGTCTCAGCAGGTGTTGGTCAGGCACCAGCAAGGCAGGCATCCATCTATGCAGGTTTGCCTGTAACCATTCCTGCAATGACAATAAACAAGGTCTGTTGTTCTGGACTAAAAGCCATCATGCTTGCTGCAGGCTCTGTAATGCTTGGTGACTCTCAGATAGTTATAGCAGGTGGAATGGAAAACATGTCTATGGTTCCCTACTATCTACCAAAGGCTCGCTTTGGATACAGGATGGGAACAGGCGAGGTTATAGATGGTATGGTCTTTGATGGTCTGTGGGATCCCTATGACAACATCCATATGGGTCTTATAGCAGAGCAAATAGCAGAAGAG